A window of Blautia argi genomic DNA:
CCAGTATAGAGTCCAGATAAGGCGTTAATTTCTGGAACCACTCAAATGGAACCAGTATAGGAAGGAAAAAGGCCAGGGTCATTCCCATGGAAATCACACTGTCTATCTTCCAGCCCTGCATTTCTGTTTCTATGATGGGAGAATTCAAAGTCCGGTTCTTACGTTTCAGATAAAGGGCTACAATAATGCTGATGAGCATACCAGCCAGTTCAAACCAGGCTAACACGCCAAATGCCACCCGGTGCCCTCCGTGAAACAATATGTTGATACTGTTGGAAATCATGCCTATGGTTACCGCAGACATGGTAATGCCCTTTATCACGACAAAAACTGTTTCCAACTGCATATGCCCAAACGGATATTTCTCATTACTTGGCTGATAAAGCAAAGGGATCAAAAAAACCGAAGGAAGCAGCATACAGAATTCAATTCCGTCATACACCGCATCCAAAAGTACCGCCTGGGAACTTGTTACTATAGCCATAATAAGCTCTAAAACTACAAAGAGGAGATTTCCATAGAGGGAAACCGTCATTGCCCTCTTTTCCTTTTTGGGGCTCTTTCTGCCTATACGCATCTATATTACCTTTCTGTCTTCTTTGTACTCTTTATCCCATTATGGCACATTCTTTGAATTTCTCCCCACTATTTTTTTCTTTTTATATCCCGCAAATGCTGTTATACAGGTAAAATCAAGGAAAAATCGAAAAAACACATTTTCCACCAGACACATCACGTATGCTCAAACCACATCATTTGTGTTTACTTGCAAATTTTGTGTGTAAATACGCTGAAAAAACGCCGTAATTGTCAATATAGAGCCATAAATTGCATATAACAAATAAAATTTTATCATAAACAGCCAATTAAGTAAACCCATCACTCCTGCAAGCACAGTAACTCCAAATCCAAAAATCTGTATCTGAGGCGCTGTTTACGCAAATCCCCAAGAAACCCGGGAGCCTGGTTTCAGCATACTGCATCCGGTTCGTAACGAATCGAATATTTGATTCTGTTATTTCTGCAAAAACATGGAGCTTCATAACCAGTTCCATATCTTCGCCCAATGTGTCGCTATCATATCCCCTGCCGCTACTACAATTACAGGCTGGCACAAGAATCGATACCGGAAAATAAAACTCATGTTTCAGTTCATTTCCGATACTACGCATACGCTCTACGTGATATAACCTCCAGGCTCCTACCGTTACAGAAAGGAACGGATATGACACATACAAAAGTAAATATAGCAGAAAAAACACCACCATAACGTCTAAAAATCCAGAATTCATTACTGTCATGCCATTTCTCCTTTCATGCAATCAAGCATTTCTGCCGCGTATTTATCTCCACTGTTTTTCAGTTTTTCTTCCTCCTCTTTCGGTATTCCCAACTTCACCAGCGAAGAAGCTGCATTGTGTTTCACATACCAATCTCTACTATGCAATACCTCCATAAGAACTTCTATGTAATCTATCATGTTCACACCCTCTGTCCGGATGATAGATTGAAATAACATATACAAAGTAAGCTTTTTCCATAGAAAGACGTCTTAAAGAATAAATTAGATTGTTATCTTCATAAAGTCAAACAGCTTTTCTCTCTTCTGCTAATCTGTCACAACAGAATCTGCTCATGAAAAAAGCCCCTGCTTCTGCTGTAAAAGACTTTTTTCTGCACCTTTTCCAGCACATCCGCTCAGAGCTAAAACTATAGTTATTACTATTATAAGTCTATTTTTTCATATCCCCTCTAAATACAACTTTACACTGACAAAAAGCGGAAACCTCTAAAAGAAGTTCCCGCCTCTCTATTTCATCTATTACTGAGCTAATTTAACAGGATTAACCTTTACGCTTGGTCCCATTGTAGAAGCCAAAGATACGCTCTTTAAGAACACACCCTTTAATGCGCTTGGTCTAGCCTTGTTGATAGCTCCCATAAGCGTCTGGAAGTTGTCCGCTAACTGCTCCTCTGTGAAAGAAGCTTTTCCGATTGGCACGTGAATGATGTTTGTTTTATCAAGACGATATTCAATCTTACCAGCTTTGATATCCTGGATAGCTTTTGCAACGTCCATAGTTACTGTACCAGCTTTTGGGTTTGGCATTAAGCCTTTAGGTCCGAGAACACGTCCCAGACGTCCAACAACGCCCATCATGTCCGGTGTAGCAACAACAACGTCAAAGTCTAACCAGCCTTCATTCTGGATCTTCGGAATTAAATCCTCAGCTCCTACGAAGTCTGCACCTGCTGCCTGTGCTTCATCAGCTTTTGCGTTCTTAGCAAATACTAATACACGAACAGTTTTACCTGTTCCGTGAGGCAGTACAACTGCGCCACGAATCTGCTGTTCAGCATGACGTCCGTCACAGCCTGTTCTGATATGAGCTTCGATTGTTTCGTCAAATTTAGCTACGGCTGTTTTCTTTACTAAAGAAATTGCCTCTGCTGGATCGTATAAATTTGTACGGTCAACTGCTTTTGCAGCCTCTGCGTATTTTTTTCCGCGTTTCATATAAATAACCTCCTAGTGGTAATTGCGGGAATGTCCCTCCCACGTTTGTTGATAGTCACAAAACTAATTATTCTTCTACTGTAATACCCATACTTCTTGCAGTTCCGGCAATCATGCTCATAGCTGCTTCTAAGGAAGCTGCATTTAAGTCTGGCATTTTCATTTCTGCAATTTCCTGGATTTTAGCTTTGGAAATTGTAGCTACTTTTGTTTTGTTTGGAACGCCTGAACCAGATTTGATGTTACAA
This region includes:
- a CDS encoding cation diffusion facilitator family transporter; the protein is MRIGRKSPKKEKRAMTVSLYGNLLFVVLELIMAIVTSSQAVLLDAVYDGIEFCMLLPSVFLIPLLYQPSNEKYPFGHMQLETVFVVIKGITMSAVTIGMISNSINILFHGGHRVAFGVLAWFELAGMLISIIVALYLKRKNRTLNSPIIETEMQGWKIDSVISMGMTLAFFLPILVPFEWFQKLTPYLDSILAIVLSLIMLPEPIGTVVSGIRDLLLISPDEETIQEIRETVEPELKDCNYSELYFEVVKTGRKLWISAYIKLEKDELSVRRFKMYQNRCIAALAQKYTDFYFELLPEIEFDEEEIRQLTEENVEDDGI
- the rplA gene encoding 50S ribosomal protein L1, with translation MKRGKKYAEAAKAVDRTNLYDPAEAISLVKKTAVAKFDETIEAHIRTGCDGRHAEQQIRGAVVLPHGTGKTVRVLVFAKNAKADEAQAAGADFVGAEDLIPKIQNEGWLDFDVVVATPDMMGVVGRLGRVLGPKGLMPNPKAGTVTMDVAKAIQDIKAGKIEYRLDKTNIIHVPIGKASFTEEQLADNFQTLMGAINKARPSALKGVFLKSVSLASTMGPSVKVNPVKLAQ